From the Glutamicibacter halophytocola genome, the window CGGCGGAGCTGATCGTATAGCGCAGCCCGTCGAGGAATTCCTCGGAGTCGGTGGTATCTGCCTGCCATTCCATCAAGGACCGCAGCCAGTCCATATTCTGTTCCGGTGACAGCATGGAGTTCGCGTTTTGGCCATGCTTGTATTGGAAGTGCGCAGCCACGCCGTACTCGGCACGCACGTGCATGTCGTGGGTGCGGATCTGTATTTCTACCGGCTTGCCTTCCGGCCCCATTACCGTGGTGTGCAGCGACTGGTAGAGGTTCAGCTTCGGGATGGCAATGTAATCCTTGAAGCGGTTGGGCAGTGGATTCCACTCTGCGTGGACGACGCCCAGTGCCCCATAGCAATCCTTGACGGTATCGACCAGGATGCGAACACCCATCAAGTCATGGATGTCGTCAAAGTCCTTTCCTCGGACAATCATCTTCTGGTAGATCGAGTAATAGTGCTTTGGACGCCCGGATACGGTGGCATGGATATCGACATTGCCCAGGTCGCCCGAGAGCGTCTGGCGAATTGAGGAGAGGTACTTTTCTCGCTCGGGGGTGCGATCCCCCACCATGCGGACGATTTCTTGGTAGACCTTGGGGTGAAGGGCCGCGAAGGAAAGATCTTCAAGTTCCCATTTCACGGTGTTCATGCCGAGGCGATGTGCCAAGGGCGCGAAAATTTCCAGCGTCTCCTTGGCTTTGCGCGAAGAAGACTCGGGCGAAACGTAGCGCCAGGTACGGGCATTGTGCAGGCGGTCGGCAAGCTTGATCAACAGGACGCGGATGTCGCGAGACATGGCGACAACCATTTTGCGCACGGTTTCAGCCGGTGCCGCTTCACCGTAGGTGACCTTGTCGAGCTTCGTCACGCCATCAACGAGCATGGCAATTTCTTCCGAAAATTCCTTCTTGACCGATTCAAGGGAGTATTCGGTGTCTTCAACCGTGTCGTGCAGGAGCGCGGCAGCGAGAATTGCGCCGGTCATTCCCATCTCGGCCAAAATTGTAGCAACGGCTACGGGGTGGGTGATGTACGGGTCACCGCTTTTGCGTTTCTGGCCATCATGATATTTTTCGGCTACCTCGTAGGCGTGCACGAGCAGGTCCAGATCCGCACGCGGATGCTTCGACTTTACTGTGCGAAGCAGCGGCTCAAGTGTCGGCGACGTGCTAGGGGTACTGCCGCGTCCGGCAAACCGCACTAAACGGGAAATTGAGCGCCGTTTCGAATTGTTCAGGTTTGACGTATTCGCCATGCCCCGCTCCTTCCCCATTGCCACCTGACGCCGCTGGCCTGTGCGAGCTAGCGTGGCGACATCCGGTGGTAGTTTCCGGCCGCGGTTACGTCCACGACCTTGCACCAAAAAAACACGTTGTTTAGTTCATTTGTTATAGCACGTTCGGCCGGTGACAACTAATTACACCGCTTCACGCCATTGTGAAAAAGCGCCTCCAGCGAATGCTGGAGGCGCTTCTTCAGACCGGGTGCGATTAAGCGACGGCCATTTTCTTCGAGTGCTCAACGACATCCGAATCGTTGCGGCGCAGCCATTGGTACAGCGGCGCTTGAACGAACAGGGTGGACAACGCCGAGATGATAATGCCGACGAACAAGGCCAATGAAAGATCCTTGAGCGTACCTGCACCGAGCATGTAGGAACCGATGAAGAGAATCGACGCCACAGGCAGTACGGCCACCACAGAGGTATTGATTGAACGGACCAAGGTCTGGTTCACCGCGAGGTTCACCAACTGCTCAAAGGTGCGCTTGGACTGCTTGGTGAAGTCCTTCGTATTTTCACGAACCTTGTCGAAAACCACGACGGTGTCATAGAGCGAATAACTCAGAATCGTCAGGAAGCCGATAATGGCACTGGGGGTAATCTCGAATCCGGTGACCGAATAGATGCCGGCGGTCACGAAGATCACGACCAGCAGGCCTACGATGGCGGCCAGCGACATCTTCCAGGTGCGGAAGTATGCGGCCATCAAGAGTCCAACGAGGACCACGAAAGCGAACAGGCCAAGCAGCGCCTGACGAGAAACGTCCTGCCCCCAGGTTGGGCCGATGAAGTTGCTGGTCACTTCGTCACTGGATACCCCGTAGTCCTCAGCCAAAGATGCTGCGATTGCCAGAGTTTCGTCATCGCTCAGGCGCTCGGTCTGAACACGCATGGTGTTCGGTGCAATATTCGTGACCGTGGCCTCGGCGCCCGAAGCAACCGAGGTAACTGCGTGTTCACCGATTTTGATATCGGTGTTCTGGACATCCGAGACGGTGAACTCCGAGCCACCACGGAAGTCGATGCCGAGATTGAATCCGCCCTTGACTACAGGGACAAGGATCGACAAGATCACCATTGCGCCTGCGATGGCGAACCAAAGCCGGTGCTTGGAGGTGAACGGGTAGGAACGCTTGCCGGTGTAGAGCTCGTTGCCCCAAGTCACTAGCTTATTCATTGTTCTCCTCCTGAGCCTTCGACGATGCATTCCCGGGCCGGATCGCTTGGGCTGCCTCTTCGCGGCGGCGCTCAGCAATAGTCATGCGCTTGGCAGCTTCGTCTGAAGCCTTGGCATTCTTCTTGCCGCGGTTCGCCTCCGCATTCTCGCCGAATCGGCGAACCTGGCCGGCGCCCTTGTACAGCGGCTCAACGCCCAAAAGCGACGGATCAAGGCCGGACAGGCGGTGGCCATCGGCGAAGAACTTGGTCCGGGCC encodes:
- a CDS encoding RelA/SpoT family protein; this translates as MANTSNLNNSKRRSISRLVRFAGRGSTPSTSPTLEPLLRTVKSKHPRADLDLLVHAYEVAEKYHDGQKRKSGDPYITHPVAVATILAEMGMTGAILAAALLHDTVEDTEYSLESVKKEFSEEIAMLVDGVTKLDKVTYGEAAPAETVRKMVVAMSRDIRVLLIKLADRLHNARTWRYVSPESSSRKAKETLEIFAPLAHRLGMNTVKWELEDLSFAALHPKVYQEIVRMVGDRTPEREKYLSSIRQTLSGDLGNVDIHATVSGRPKHYYSIYQKMIVRGKDFDDIHDLMGVRILVDTVKDCYGALGVVHAEWNPLPNRFKDYIAIPKLNLYQSLHTTVMGPEGKPVEIQIRTHDMHVRAEYGVAAHFQYKHGQNANSMLSPEQNMDWLRSLMEWQADTTDSEEFLDGLRYTISSAEVYVFTPKGDIMSLPVGATPVDFAYSIHTDVGHRTIGSRVNGKLVPLHTELKQGDVVEVFTSKAEGAGPSQDWQNFVKSPRAKAKIRGYFSKERREEAIEKGKELLTKELRRNHLPLQKLMTHDLLTAVANELHHTDISALYQSVGDGHTSAQNVIEHLTALIGPPEAEQVDEEAVVRPNAPSPTTGNDAGVIVEGVGDVLVKLARCCTPVPPDEIQGFVTRGAGVSVHRSDCLNLTQLSNQPDRLVNVTWAAKHHGVFLVEIQVEALDRKSLLSDVTRILSESHLNILSATVQTSRDRVALSRFSFEMGDPKFLSHVLNQVRRIDGVYDVYRTTAGSRR
- the secF gene encoding protein translocase subunit SecF yields the protein MNKLVTWGNELYTGKRSYPFTSKHRLWFAIAGAMVILSILVPVVKGGFNLGIDFRGGSEFTVSDVQNTDIKIGEHAVTSVASGAEATVTNIAPNTMRVQTERLSDDETLAIAASLAEDYGVSSDEVTSNFIGPTWGQDVSRQALLGLFAFVVLVGLLMAAYFRTWKMSLAAIVGLLVVIFVTAGIYSVTGFEITPSAIIGFLTILSYSLYDTVVVFDKVRENTKDFTKQSKRTFEQLVNLAVNQTLVRSINTSVVAVLPVASILFIGSYMLGAGTLKDLSLALFVGIIISALSTLFVQAPLYQWLRRNDSDVVEHSKKMAVA